One window of the Salvia splendens isolate huo1 chromosome 1, SspV2, whole genome shotgun sequence genome contains the following:
- the LOC121762364 gene encoding uncharacterized protein LOC121762364 produces the protein MSRGSRFGYWNDTSNCRDTQTSWRAKEITTPVTTRSGLTTANPTPSSSENKAEPASPVKLESELPPEFEEKQPEVMAEIVDNDIEIGSLNAHLNGEPAQAIVVTPAQLAIEVKKNVLSVMPHYYGRPTECPYEFLHEFCKLCGIQKRPPRSIEEDYRLRALPFALRGETNAIKKEIQGARQDYDETLSQYWARFKGLLDSCPNNRMAEAEVYNIFYGGLTPECKDLVNTSSGGDFARRRVSEAKDVLESLIGAKKAYDSPRTILRRGSVDAVTVQTEDRMDARLDKLEKAIVSAIGKNNAPAPVEKDKQLPSPKEGCQNYGPQGEMECQAQVSAVGNWNQNNQNSNWHPWKIKDAPWRDNPCFRWADRNQNPPPEPQTTNPPEGQSNWPNKNQEGQNYQSNWSGRNQEGQNFQQNWSNRNQEGQNDWGNRNQGNQSNWVNRNQNQPSSNYVPPGHNEIEDTVQQKEDNEKGEAGTGDDPSFLSPRTEVENEEVRKETGEFSKGESNRAVKPFPYRREARKRKDDPVNFMEIFGKLEINL, from the exons atgagtaGAGGCTCGAGGTTCGGTTACTGGAACGATACATCTAATTGTAGGGATACGCAGACTAGTTGGCGGGCCAAGGAGATAACCACCCCTGTTACTACCAGGTCCGGATTAACCACGGCAAACCCAACACCTTCGAGTTCAGAAAATAAGGCAGAGCCAGCCTCACCTGTTAAACTAGAATCGGAATTACCTCCGGAGTTTGAAGAGAAGCAGCCAGAAGTTATGGCAGAGATAGTGGATAACGATATTGAGATAGGATCACTGAATGCCCACCTCaatggtgagccagcccaggcAATAGTGGTCACGCCAGCACAGCTTGCGATTGAAGTCAAGAAAAATGTCTTATCGGTGATGCCACACTATTATGGGAGACCGACTGAGTGTCCATATGAGTTTCTGCATGAATTTTGCAAACTCTGCGGAATCCAGAAGAGACCCCCTAGGTCAATTGAAGAAGATTATAGGTTGCGTGCTCTTCCTTTCGCTCTAAGGGGGGAG ACCAATGCAATTAAAAAAGAGATCCAGGGGGCTAGGCAAGACTACGATGAGACCCTTAGCCAATATTGGGCGCGCTTCAAGGGATTGCTAGACTCATGCCCAAATAACCGTATGGCTGAAGCAGAGGTATACAACATATTTTACGGTGGGCTGACTCCAGAGTGCAAGGATCTTGTAAACACATCAAGCGGAGGAGATTTTGCTAGGAGGCGTGTGAGTGAAGCCAAGGATGTCTTAGAAAGTCTTATTGGAGCCAAGAAAGCGTATGATTCCCCTCGTACTATTCTTAGAAGGGGAAGTGTGGATGCAGTGACGGTGCAAACTGAGGATAGGATGGACGCTAGGCTGGACAAATTGGAGAAGGCGATTGTGAGTGCTATAGGAAAGAACAATGCGCCGGCCCCTGTAGAAAAAGACAAGCAATTACCAAGTCCAAAGGAGGGATGTCAGAATTATGGTCCACAAGGAGAGATGGAATGTCAAGCCCAAGTGAGTGCAGTGGGTAACTGGAACCAAAATAACCAGAACAGTAATTGGCACCCTTGGAAGATCAAGGATGCTCCATGGAGAGATAATCCATGTTTCAGATGGGCTGATCGAAACCAGAATCCACCTCCTGAACCGCAGACTACAAATCCACCCGAAGGGCAATCTAACTGGCCTAATAAGAATCAGGAGGGGCAAAATTATCAATCTAATTGGTCTGGCAGGAATCAGGAAGGACAGAATTTCCAGCAAAACTGGTCCAACAGGAATCAGGAAGGACAGAACGACTGGGGAAATAGGAATCAAGGAAACCAATCTAACTGGGTCAACAGGAATCAGAACCAACCCTCAAGTAACTATGTCCCACCCGGACATAAT GAAATAGAGGACACAGTCCAGCAGAAGGAAGATAATGAAAAAGGGGAAGCCGGAACAGGGGATGATCCGTCCTTCTTAAGCCCAAGAACTGAAGTGGAAAATGAAGAAGTAAggaaagaaactggagagttttCCAAGGGAGAATCCAACAGGGCAGTTAAGCCATTTCCCTACCGTAGGGAAGCTAGAAAAAGGAAAGATGATCCAGTGAATTTCATGGAAATTTTTGGTAAGCTGGAAATCAACCTGTGA